A window of Gavia stellata isolate bGavSte3 chromosome 21, bGavSte3.hap2, whole genome shotgun sequence contains these coding sequences:
- the RAB36 gene encoding ras-related protein Rab-36, which translates to MKSNLMHLVPPVSRDRVISQFPKWYTPEACLQFKEHFHAQVRTACQQSTGTVGLKISKVVVVGDLYVGKTSLINRFCKDNFDRDYKATIGVDFEIERFEIIGIPYNLQIWDTAGQEKFKCIASAYYRGAEVIITVFDLADIQTLDHTKQWLEDALRENEPDSTFIFLVGTKKDLVSDAVCERTELDAIRFANEMQAEYWSVSAKTGENVKEFFSRVAALAFEQSMIKELEKTAGHMAQIGAGNVIKLEKNMMEIPEDNTQVSLSCC; encoded by the exons ATGAAGTCCAACCTAATGCATTTGGTTCCCCCAGTGAGTAGGGACAGAGTAATCTCACAGTTTCCCAAG TGGTACACACCTGAGGCCTGTCTGCAGTTCAAAGAGCACTTCCATGCTCAGGTCAGGACTGCTTGtcagcagagcactggaacTGTTGG GCTGAAAATATCCAAAGTGGTTGTGGTAGGAGACCTGTATGTTGGGAAGACCAGCCTTATCAACAG ATTTTGTAAAGATAATTTTGACCGAGACTACAAGGCGACCATTGGAGTGGATTTTGAAATTGAACGTTTTGAAATAATTGGAATACCATATAATCTCCAGAT ATGGGACACAGCAGGTCAGGAAAAGTTCAAGTGCATTGCATCTGCTTACTACCGAGGAGCAGAGG TTATAATAACAGTGTTTGATCTGGCTGATATCCAGACTTTGGATCACACCAA ACAGTGGCTAGAAGATGCATTGAGGGAGAATGAGCCAGATTCCACCTTCATCTTTCTAGttggaacaaaaaaagatttggtG TCAGATGCCGTGTGTGAAAGGACAGAGCTAGATGCCATCCGCTTTGCCAATGAGATGCAGGCAGAATACTGGTCGGTTTCAGCCAAAACAG GGGAAAATGTCAAAGAGTTCTTTTCCCGAGTTGCTGCCTTGGCCTTCGAACAGTCCATGATAAAGGAGCTGGAGAAAACTGCTGGGCACATGGCCCAGATTGGGGCAGGAAACGTAATCA AACTGGAAAAGAACATGATGGAAATCCCAGAAGACAACACTCAAGTCAGCCTGAGTTGCTGCTAA